In the Bacillus shivajii genome, one interval contains:
- a CDS encoding DUF1444 domain-containing protein — translation MKPIQIKRAIESKITDENWVTTFDREKETLRIVDKRYDKGVTLNLTALKEKFQEDEKKAVEQTMANVSEGLRLLNTTIKVKGNEKNLYPVIRSTSFPTELEDGRKLLYKDHTAETRIFYAVDQGASFSLIDEETLKNEEKTFKEIEEAALFNVRSLKNPMKQDEVAGNIFYFLNNDDGYDASRILNETLLKEMKTKVSGDLAVAVPHQDVLIFADIRNEVGYDILAQMVFQFFSEGRVPITALPFMYENEDLEPIFILAQRKPKGSTKK, via the coding sequence ATGAAACCGATACAAATAAAACGAGCTATAGAAAGTAAAATAACAGATGAAAATTGGGTAACGACATTTGACCGTGAAAAAGAAACATTACGCATTGTCGATAAAAGGTATGATAAAGGTGTCACACTGAACTTGACTGCCTTAAAAGAAAAATTTCAAGAGGATGAAAAGAAGGCAGTAGAACAAACGATGGCAAATGTTTCTGAAGGTCTTCGATTATTAAATACTACGATTAAAGTAAAGGGTAATGAGAAAAATCTTTATCCTGTAATACGGTCTACATCATTTCCAACAGAGTTAGAGGACGGACGTAAGCTATTGTATAAAGATCATACAGCAGAAACTCGAATTTTCTATGCAGTCGATCAAGGCGCCTCGTTTTCGCTTATTGATGAAGAAACATTGAAAAATGAAGAAAAAACGTTTAAGGAAATCGAAGAAGCTGCTTTATTTAACGTAAGGTCATTAAAAAATCCAATGAAACAAGATGAAGTAGCAGGGAATATCTTTTATTTCTTAAACAATGATGATGGCTATGATGCTAGCCGCATTTTAAATGAAACATTACTTAAAGAAATGAAAACGAAAGTATCAGGAGACCTAGCTGTAGCAGTTCCTCACCAAGATGTATTAATTTTTGCAGATATTCGTAATGAAGTTGGATACGATATTCTTGCGCAGATGGTTTTTCAATTTTTCTCAGAAGGACGTGTACCAATAACAGCACTACCGTTTATGTACGAGAATGAGGACCTTGAACCTATTTTTATTTTGGCACAAAGAAAACCTAAAGGGTCGACAAAAAAATAA
- a CDS encoding thioredoxin family protein — translation MKEIISLDHFNEVVENENAVLMFTAGWCPDCVVIEPHLPEVEERFKEFSFYKVNRDEFIEQCQQYDIFGIPSFLVFKNGQEIDRFVSKARKSKEDIIQFLDEAKQK, via the coding sequence ATGAAAGAAATTATTTCACTTGATCACTTTAATGAAGTTGTCGAAAATGAAAATGCCGTGTTAATGTTTACAGCTGGTTGGTGTCCTGATTGTGTCGTTATTGAGCCACATTTACCAGAAGTCGAAGAAAGGTTTAAAGAGTTTTCATTTTATAAAGTAAATCGAGATGAGTTTATTGAGCAATGTCAACAATATGACATTTTTGGAATCCCTAGTTTTCTTGTTTTCAAAAATGGACAAGAGATCGATCGTTTCGTAAGTAAAGCAAGGAAGTCTAAGGAAGACATTATTCAGTTTTTAGATGAGGCAAAACAAAAGTAA